One Vespa crabro chromosome 1, iyVesCrab1.2, whole genome shotgun sequence genomic region harbors:
- the LOC124422236 gene encoding carbohydrate sulfotransferase 11-like, whose protein sequence is MNRSRKRLINQLIKIAIVCGLILILFKLNGTIKRNETESALSSTDLLDQAEKINKERLLTVDKVCKKYKLGIYKDSSNVLFKHPPAPQYSVFYIVRAHNISYCPLYKASSTTWLYNLCLLMNITEKELNNGKEQLSTIARRVINELEYPEADEALRSTKKLLVIRHPFERLLSAYRDKLENSVAGREHGTLHFYQKYGAMIVRQYRNKNFVKPQDDQVIVRKDVPSAAGIEPTWREFVEYLINIDLANYSDDHWIPYYLYCTPCLVKYDIIAKVETLSRDQIYALNKLGLDKRIKPIWRHGSGYTNASSIYFKQLSRKMVERLYEKFRLDFELFDYSPEDYYRYAVAPN, encoded by the exons ATGAATCGATCGCGAAAACGTCTTATTAATCAACTAATCAAAATTGCTATTGTGTGCGGTTTgatcttgatattatttaaattaaatggcACGATTAAAAGGAATGAAACCGAGTCAGCATTAAGTTCAACAGATTTATTG GATCAagcagaaaaaataaataaagaaagattgtTAACCGTTGATAaagtatgtaaaaaatataaactagGTATTTATAAGGATTCGAGCAATGTTTTGTTTAAACATCCACCTGCGCCCCAATACAGCGTTTTCTATATCGTTAG agCTCATAACATATCATATTGTCCATTATATAAAGCCAGCAGTACAACTtggttatataatttatgtttgttaatgaatataacggaaaaagaattaaacaaTGGTAAAGAACAATTATCGACTATAGCTAGGAGAGTTATAAACGAATTAGAATATCCTGAAGCTGACGAg GCATTGAGaagtacaaaaaaattattagtgATAAGGCATCCATTCGAAAGATTGTTAAGTGCATATCGAGATAAACTTGAAAACTCTGTGGCCGGTCGTGAACATGGTactcttcatttttatcaaaaatacgGAGCTATGATCGTTCGACAGTATCGTA ataaaaacttCGTAAAACCTCAAGACGATCAAGTGATCGTTAGAAAGGATGTTCCATCAGCAGCAGGGATCGAACCAACGTGGCGAGAATTTGTTGAATACTTGATCAACATAGATTTAGCTAATTATAGTGACGATCATTGGATTCCTTATTATCTCTATTGTACGCCGTGTCTCGTTAAATACGATATCATCGCCAAg GTGGAAACTTTATCGCGAGATCAAATTTACGCGTTGAACAAATTAGGATTAGACAAAAGGATCAAACCAATTTGGAGACACGGTAGTGGTTATACGAACGCATCGAGCATATATTTCAAACAATTAAGTCGAAAAATGGTGGAAAGACTTTACGAAAAGTTTAGATTGGATTTTGAACTTTTTGATTATTCACCCgaagattattatcgatacgcCGTAGCTCctaattga
- the LOC124422231 gene encoding uncharacterized protein LOC124422231, protein MTGSTSSEGLRPQETSPIPTRDTLFSHDSFVEERSQHHQPRRKMTPLPPSGTPIQLTPLWEHVVRTRRFPSEIDTRLIFVEISERLRDPEWEVRQHALRVLMDVMPTLSSEIVDEVMQPVVPELLNNLGHAAPAVRKGALDALRVYLVHSLDRERIVKNIFRDGFNRRDVQDVFQTNLITGVILSAPSLLFPSSSGSRPSKDIVKYVTFSLASRLTQVAYQEAILKSLMKIREIIGVGEFDDIISGCDGELKKHLEVLCKVYNVKPSKKSQTKISLDRKEVNKLNDEVGNPTRENIWDSDSDTSGIAEEDDEIVNGAMPPARVVLETEIKFNEETAITMTILEEKATNSEEDEEGEESGTDVRNETEITSEHNDRRKKTPRRVHFGGEIVKLRTPDSDDTESVVVASSKTRIPLPVSPATKMPSERPRRKSISQPNSPHFARRNTNRMSRSLSSSPKREVYTHNADLSPKKGILTRTNSPLFVIEPIDRHYDDNRDKRNDKSIEMSSRSGSPKLSNNDDESSRSTVRVNTIEEHFNIEELPDDIKNENDHRKDKEDSKNVKEDKRLFRSFSVPSMRLIESNYESKDSQRIKFIKEQDKNLSFSNNTEELFSINNQANVIEHDESVNDMKINNRAISTNESNHENLDDERSLEVTSKIDEKMKDNVGIGTTSGLKSNERESTNVVRKIHSSKTFKRERDSRSPTKIVDFENIVTSRKYNEPEEIRRTKTIHGVVNGNLTRAGDGKNEGKSQEPSWEELGLVNHEVLDDLHNKEDWRARVRGLERVASALRTPSALIAIESRLGSLLHAVLGGERSCRVAAAGLSVAKVVVAGVTEDALKRKLPQLAWGLARQGGPSAAQLARIAMLRLKPAYLLEQFLQPQCLGARNAKTRENALQLLIFSFVTFPSTEFKVETVAHKVALMVGDRRRRVRQAALDALAVLAQIYEPEEVLRAGKRASANRHDGEAMFSAIRSRLARKSLPLVSADGLVVYGLQISPTVQIATGPDVDWIVAGSGSVSPGTGRSKRQIATAKPDKGNFLRNKNAKKYGSPWTNRQNLFAHGIALRPTNEKPVVWQILSQNQDDTFSCSNEVQGLEERIDDIVNDNDGHSRTNRSNHNTTTSSKGTTINLNRRETAEINIDDNGNVRSIAKENVNLQDDRVGRPLSQETSAIKLESKIPIFFSRGMTSTKINDQHSNILSDNSFDQVNVKLRKKIVYNSENKNSGFKLRSKNIGLETTYQRRKRLQQDATISPMNLFDNQVTNQTSDSRNNTYRPLSCTINSKYTVEGQKNILDKQNITSKVVSQDHPSKVLVNKRYSRSSDGYSRFPRTSSVERPHPISETDRQSKLSAFQTSNSVYQRQKQFVTGPSFKTLKTINTSYSRTYQDVENSNEETLIDNTSFGQPRIDRRINEATSQQRIKPEEISSSTRTDDDMFINSPFRRRIRSLSPSQLYHQEQFVGTAFKDLQAVSMYDIDKAPVNVEEYNDRKNKDYYLSETNIYPIQALNNEESFHQDYERKTRRIRSADSTSSDLSASDSNERRRNQPTLRSLLEDRDRDESDNNSIGMSISQSENNEKAFDVISDKSQERDPVDSYVLTMKESDASTESTSTSAEDETSKDWSSEERIKSRNKKTPKREKLVKNDNDSNLNSESSDTVDRAKNKTELRRKSIVTIISDEDILMNELLVSSGESLEINYRIDRRSYDTPTISSPEYSKIITKSDSEYINSMVCNDYLNVFGSPRRDLRSVHLTSNFDKEVNEILQDVSEEVPSVFLDQSATHQTLETKKPDRLDDVIESAANLLNKPPEYIDNSRNIETTMDWSVSENITTEENATNMAFTKIPVSSESFTKLNDIRDEHIENNEASAILKIEPQSEENTEVVRKMSSRVLRSSTKSRNISNKSSMNQHSEKGIDKQKPIVRQCFNQLENEDWEVTIKGLKSLSQLAKQHPEYLDLNIGGTIGRLLGRHIKNLRSQVARAACIAAGDIFSCQIRGIDQDIDDIVGPLLHRTADTNRFLRADSNTALDRMVESLPPHKTIGIIVYRGASHQNAIVRAATARLLLSIVDRIGAEHAMILPRDVRNKLLGSGAKLLMDGNLDARNNAKKIFRRLMNCEGFQKALTDAVPETTLRHIDKTLKSL, encoded by the exons ATGACAGGATCGACGAGCTCGGAGGGCCTGCGGCCCCAGGAAACCTCACCTATTCCTACAAGAGATACATTGTTTTCTCACGATTCTTTCGTCGAGGAACGAAGTCAGCATCATCAGCCACGTCGAAAAATGACTCCATTACCACCGAGCGGTACGCCGATACAACTAACACCTCTTTGGGAACACGTG GTTCGTACGAGAAGATTTCCCTCGGAAATCGATACACGATTGATATTCGTCGAGATATCGGAAAGATTGCGAGATCCAGAATGGGAAGTACGGCAGCACGCTCTTCGCGTTCTTATGGACGTGATGCCGACTCTGTCAAGCGAAATCGTCGACGAGGTAATGCAACCGGTGGTACCagaattgttaaataatttaggTCATGCAGCGCCGGCCGTTCGTAAAGGTGCCTTGGACGCTTTAAGAGTATACCTCGTACATAGTCTCGACAGAGAAAGGATCGTGAAAAAT ATATTTCGGGATGGTTTTAATCGACGAGACGTTCAGGATGTATTTCAAACGAATCTGATCACAGGAGTGATCCTCAGCGCGCCATCCTTGCTATTCCCATCGTCGAGCGGTTCTCGTCCTAGCAAGGATATAGTCAAATACGTCACATTTTCTTTGGCCTCTCGTTTGACACAGGTCGCCTATCAGGAAGCCATTCTAAAGTCATTGATGAAGATTCGCGAGATTATAGGCGTCGGAGAATTTGACGACATCATTTCTGGTTGCGACGGTGAACTGAAAAAACATTTGGAAGTTCTCTGCAAGGTTTACAACGTGAAACCTAGCAAGAAGAGCCAAACGAAGATATCATTGGACAGGAAGGaagttaataaattaaatgatgaGGTTGGAAACCCTACTCGTGAAAATATTTGGGATAGCGACAGTGATACGTCAGGGATTGccgaagaagatgatgaaatTGTTAATGGAGCTATGCCACCGGCTCGAGTGGTTTTGGAAACGGAAATAAAGTTCAACGAAGAGACAGCCATAACTATGACCATTCTCGAAGAAAAAGCTACGAATAGCGAAGAGGACGAGGAGGGCGAAGAAAGTGGCACCGACGTAAGAAACGAAACTGAAATAACGAGCGAGCATaacgatagaagaaaaaaaaccccTAGACGTGTACACTTTGGTGGTGAAATCGTTAAATTAAGGACACCCGATAGCGACGATACCGAATCGGTTGTCGTAGCTTCCTCGAAAACTAGGATACCCCTTCCAGTTTCTCCAGCCACAAAGATGCCATCGGAACGGCCACGTCGAAAATCTATATCGCAGCCCAACAGTCCTCATTTCGCTAGACGCAATACCAATAGAATGTCCAGATCGCTTTCCAGTAGTCCCAAGAGAGAAGTTTATACACATAATGCTGATCTAAGTCCAAAAAAGGGTATCCTTACGCGAACGAACAGTCCTCTTTTCGTTATCGAACCGATTGATCGTCACTATGATGATAACAGAGATAAACGTAATGATAAGTCCATAGAAATGTCGAGTCGATCGGGATCACCGAAATTAagtaacaacgacgacgaatcGAGTCGATCTACCGTTCGAGTTAATACTATTGAAGAACATTTCAATATCGAAGAATTGCCCGATGATATTAAGAATGAAAACGATCatcgaaaagataaagaagattcGAAGAACGTTAAAGAAGATAAACGATTGTTTCGATCGTTCAGCGTTCCATCCATGAGATTGATAGAAAGTAATTACGAATCGAAAGATTCGcagagaataaaatttatcaaagagcaagacaaaaatttatctttttcgaaTAATACCGAAGAACTTTTTTCGATAAACAATCAAGCTAATGTTATTGAACATGACGAAAGTGTTAACGATATGAAAATCAATAATAGGGCTATCTCTACGAACGAATCGAATCATGAGAATCTTGACGATGAACGATCGCTCGAAGTTACTTcgaaaatcgatgaaaagatGAAGGATAACGTTGGCATAGGTACTACGTCAGGATTAAAATCGAACGAACGTGAATCGACTAATGTCGTACGAAAGATTCATAGTTCGAAAACTTTCAAACGAGAACGTGATTCACGTTCGCCAACGAAGATAGTTGATTTCGAGAATATAGTCACTTCTCGTAAATATAATGAACCTGAGGAAATACGAAGAACTAAAACGATTCATGGAGTGGTAAATGGAAACTTGACGCGTGCTGGCGACGGCAAGAACGAGGGTAAATCACAGGAACCAAGTTGGGAAGAATTGGGATTGGTTAATCATGAAGTTTTGGATGACCTCCATAACAAG GAGGATTGGCGTGCTCGCGTAAGAGGCCTCGAAAGAGTAGCATCAGCATTACGGACACCCTCGGCTCTAATCGCGATAGAGTCGCGATTAGGATCACTTTTGCATGCTGTACTTGGCGGCGAAAGGAGCTGCCGCGTAGCGGCTGCTGGTTTATCAGTTGCAAAG GTCGTCGTTGCTGGTGTTACCGAAGATGCACTCAAACGAAAATTACCTCAGCTCGCTTGGGGCCTGGCCAGGCAAGGTGGTCCTAGTGCTGCTCAATTAGCAAGAATTGCTATGCTCAGATTAAAACCTGCTTATCTCTTGGAACAATTTTTGCAACCTCAATGTCTCGGGGCTAGAAATGCTAAG ACGAGAGAGAATGCATTACAGTTGTTGATCTTCTCTTTCGTCACTTTTCCCAGTACGGAGTTTAAAGTCGAAACCGTAGCACATAAGGTTGCTCTTATGGTGGGTGATCGACGTCGTAGAGTACGACAAGCTGCTCTCGATGCCTTGGCTGTTTTGGCACAGATTTACGAACCCGAG GAGGTTCTACGCGCAGGGAAAAGAGCATCGGCCAATAGGCACGACGGTGAGGCTATGTTTTCAGCTATAAGATCTCGTCTAGCTAGAAAATCATTGCCTTTGGTCTCTGCCGATGGTTTGGTCGTCTATGGTCTACAAATTTCACCGACCGTTCAAATTGCTACTG GACCTGACGTTGACTGGATCGTAGCCGGAAGTGGTTCGGTTTCACCTGGTACAGGACGTAGCAAACGTCAAATTGCAACGGCCAAACCCgataaaggaaattttttgag gaaTAAGAATGCAAAGAAATATGGCAGTCCATGGACAAACAGGCAAAATTTATTTGCACATGGTATCGCTTTACGTCCAACGAATGAGAAACCTGTAGTATGGCAAATATTATCTCAAAATCAG GACGATACTTTCTCTTGTTCAAACGAAGTTCAAGGATTGGAAGAACGAAtcgatgatatcgttaatGACAATG ATGGTCATTCACGTACGAATCGAAGTAATCATAATACAACTACGTCGAGCAAAGGAACaactataaatttaaatcgtcgagaaacggCAGAAAtcaatatcgatgataatggGAACGTTAGATCGATCGCGAAAGAAAACGTGAATCTCCAAGATGATCGTGTAGGTCGGCCATTGTCTCAAGAAACGTCTGCCATTAAACTGGAATCCAAAATTCCGATATTTTTCTCCCGAGGAATGACGAGTACAAAGATAAACGATCAACATTCTAATATTTTGTCGGATAATAGTTTTGATCAAGTGAACGTtaagttaagaaaaaagatagtttACAATTCGGAGAACAAAAATAGCGGTTTTAAATTGCGGAGTAAAAATATagg ATTAGAGACAACGTATCAACGACGAAAACGTCTTCAACAAGATGCCACGATCTCTCCtatgaatttatttgataatcaAGTAACAAATCAAACTTCTGATTCGCGTAATAATACCTATCGACCTTTATCCTGTACAATAAATTCAAAGTACACCGTAGAGggtcaaaaaaatatattggacAAACAAAATATTACGTCGAAAGTCGTTTCTCAAGATCATCCTTCTAAAGTATTAGTAAACAAAAGATATTCGAGAAGTTCCGATGGCTACTCGAGATTTCCAAGAACGAGTTCCGTAGAACGTCCACATCCAATATCTGAAACTGATCGACAATCAAAATTATCAGCCTTTCAAAC atCGAATTCTGTTTATCAACGACAAAAACAATTTGTTACTGGACCATCatttaaaacattaaaaacaattaacaCCTCTTATTCTCGTACTTATCAAGATGTAGAAAATTCAAATGAAGAAACATTAATTGATAATACTTCATTTGGACAG CCAAGAATAGATCGGAGAATTAACGAGGCAACGAGCCAACAACGTATTAAGCCCGAAGAAATATCATCGAGCACACGAACAGATGATGATATGTTTATAAACAGTCCTTTTAGAAGGCGGATACGTTCGTTATCACCGTCACAACTTTATCATCAAGAACAATTTGTCGGTACGGCTTTTAAGGATTTGCAAGCAGTTTCCATGTATGATAT AGACAAAGCACCTGTGAACGTAGAGgaatataacgatagaaagaacaaggattattatttatcagaaACTAATATTTATCCTATCCAAGCTTTAAACAATGAAGAATCATTTCATcaag attacgaaagaaaaacaagaagaataagaagtgCTGACAGTACATCGTCAGATCTATCAGCGAGTGAttcaaacgaaagaagaagaaaccaaCCTACTTTGCGATCTCTTTTGGAAGATCGCGATCGAGATGAGAGTGATAATAACAGCATTGGTATGTCGATTTCGCAAAGTGAAAACAACGAGAAAGCTTTCGACGTTATCTCTGATAAATCTCAAGAAAGGGACCCTGTCGATTCCTACGTT TTAACGATGAAAGAATCAGATGCTTCCACCGAATCAACAAGTACATCAGCGGAGGATGAAACTTCGAAGGATTGGAGTAGCGAGGAAAGAATTAaatcgagaaataaaaaaacgccCAAACGAGAGAAATTAGTTAAAAACGACAATGATTCAAATTTAAATAGCGAAAGTTCTGATACAGTTGACagagcaaaaaataaaacggaaTTACGTAGAAAATCGATCGTTACCATTATCTCGGATGAGGATATTCTTATGAACGAATTATTAGTGTCTTCGGGTGAATCTTTAGAGATTAATTATAGAATTGATAGGAGATCGTACGATACTCCGACGATTTCATCTCCTGAatattcgaaaattataaCCAAATCTGATTCAGAGTATATTAATTCAATGGTTTGTAATGATTATTTGAACGTATTTGGTTCACCGAGACGTGATCTACGAAGTGTACATTTAACAtcg AATTTCGACAAGGAAGTTAATGAAATATTGCAAGATGTTAGCGAAGAAGTTCCCTCCGTGTTTCTCGATCAATCTGCGACTCATCAGActttagaaacaaaaaagccCGATAGATTAGACGACGTCATCGAATCCGCAGcaaatttattaaacaaacCTCCagaatatattgataattctAGAAACATTGAAACGACAATGGATTGGTCCGTTTCGGAAAATATTACTACTGAAGAAAATGCTACAAATATGGCGTTTACTAAGATACCTGTTTCTTCGGAAAGTTTCACgaaattaaacgatattagagatgaacatatagaaaataatgaggCGTCtgcaattttaaaaatcgaa ccACAATCTGAAGAAAATACAGAAGTCGTCAGAAAGATGTCATCTAGGGTGCTTCGTAGTTCAACGAAATCTAGAAACATTTCTAACAAATCGAGCATGAATCAACATTCGGAAAAAGGAATAGATAAACAGAAACCTATCGTACGGCAGTGTTTCAATCAACTGGAGAATGAAGATTG GGAGGTAACAATAAAAGGACTTAAATCTTTATCTCAATTGGCTAAACAACATCCTGAATATTTGGATCTTAATATCGGTGGTACGATAGGTCGATTATTAGGTCgtcatattaaaaatcttcGTTCGCAAGTAGCACGTGCTGCTTGTATAGCTGCAGGGGATATTTTTAGTTGTCAAATTCGTGGTATAGATCAG GATATCGATGATATTGTTGGACCATTGCTTCACAGAACAGCAGATACGAATCGTTTTCTACGTGCTGATAGTAATACAGCATTAGATCGAATGGTCGAATCGCTTCCTCCACATAAAactattggtattatcgtGTATCGTGGTGCAAG TCATCAAAATGCAATCGTAAGAGCAGCCACGGCAAGATTACTATTGTCGATCGTAGATCGTATTGGAGCTGAACACGCTATGATATTACCTCGTGACGTTAGAAATAAATTGCTTGGTTCAGGAGCTAAATTATTAATGGACGGAAATTTAGACGCAAG aaataatgcAAAGAAGATTTTCCGACGATTAATGAATTGTGAGGGCTTTCAAAAAGCTTTGACCGACGCCGTACCAGAAACAACCTTGAGGCACATCGATAAAACTTTGAAATCGCTTTAG
- the LOC124422956 gene encoding TBC1 domain family member 23, giving the protein MAIQEEGKTWVLELEAALLDTEAPSASDIYAICKGQAVPEDLRPDVWQACLNVTDRGNQLSQFNEVFDLPEQNIIRDDCQEFVAKLGNDDEDKVFVVSDLESIITYYCKTKVAQYERGNGWLELLGPLVALKLPRSATYNLFEAIKELYIPRGEIYSSVLRLLLLYHEPELCSFLDTKRVSPDQYTKGWVNTLFAGVCSLPAVCTMWDLYFMQADPFFMLFLSLIMVINAREQILSMKDDDKQSIIDAISMMPCALEAEDVTDFCSLAQYYAMKTPSSFKHDLYPIMFGDNYENKLISHALCLPVSAQELVENAIETSSVSNNSVESVRFFLVDCRPAEQYNAGHLPTAFHLDCNLMLQEPSAFATAVQGLLQAQRQALAVGSHAGGEHLCFLGSGRQEEDRYTHMVVASFLQKHTQYVSMVTLGYQAIHEYFGDEVVSSLVDHNSQHCLVCNANMSETNSNEASPDKTKNNNTDLFGKIGMVMRLKSQKVKGKLFDYIVNPSASVNSNMDIKGNKDLEYIRRSRKTAPVFSIDDDQELDMTMTNNESEEPIEVVSIQQWMKDPKLLHSFKCQEVKVNGDLCDSLLLITDSHLIVLREIQERKGAAHVIVKRPLTSIVKITSRKRHSDLITFKYGTTQYNDTVISDMDKFLIPNASEATKLITQQILKQLKTSN; this is encoded by the exons ATGGCAATACAAGAAGAAGGCAAGACGTG GGTACTGGAATTAGAAGCAGCATTGCTTGATACGGAAGCACCGTCTGCCTCTGACATATATGCAATTTGTAAAGGTCAAGCAGTTCCGGAAGATCTAAGACCAGATGTTTGGCAAGCATGTTTAAATGTTACAGATCGAGGTAATCAACTAAGTCAGTTCAATGAAGTCTTTGATTTGCcagaacaaaatattatacgagATGATTGTCAAGAATTTGTTG CAAAACTTGGAAATGACGATGAAGATAAGGTTTTTGTTGTTTCTGACTTGGAATCAATTATAACATATTACTGTAAAACTAAGGTGGCACAATATGAGAGAGGAAATGGTTGGTTAGAATTATTAGGTCCATTGGTAGCTCTAAAATTACCACGTTCCGcaacatataatttatttgaggCAATAAAAGAACTATATATTCCAAG AGGTGAAATATACAGTTCTGTATTGCGACTTTTGTTGTTATACCATGAGCCAGAATTGTGTTCTTTTTTGGATACAAAAAGGGTATCACCTGATCAGTACACAAAAGGTTGGGTGAATACTTTATTCGCTGGTGTATGTTCCTTGCCAGCAGTGTGTACAATGTgggatttatattttatgcaaGCTGATCCTTTTTTcatgttgtttctttctcttataatggtaataaatgCAAG AGAACAAATATTAAGCATGAAAGATGATGATAAACAAAGTATAATAGATGCCATATCAATGATGCCATGTGCTTTGGAGGCTGAAGATGTAACAGATTTTTGCTCATTAGCACAATATTACGCAATGAAAACGCCATCATCATTTAAACATGATCTGTACCCTATAATGTTTGgtgataattatgaaaataaattgatatcgCATGCTTTATGTTTACCAGTATCGGCTCAAGAATTAGTAGAAAATGCAATTGAAACTTCGTCCGTGTCTAATAATTCTGTTGAATCGGTTAGATTTTTTTTAGTGGACTGTCGACCTGCAGAACAGTATAACGCAGGGCATTTGCCAACTGCATTTCATTTAGATTGTAACTTG ATGCTTCAAGAACCATCTGCATTTGCTACTGCGGTACAAGGATTATTACAAGCACAACGTCAAGCATTAGCTGTTGGTTCGCACGCAGGAGGAGAACATCTTTGCTTTTTAGGTAGTGGTAGACAAGAGGAAGATCGATATACTCATATGGTAGTGgcttcttttttacaaaaacaCACTCAATATGTGAGTATGGTTACTTTAGGGTATCAAG CAATACATGAATATTTTGGAGATGAAGTGGTTTCCAGTTTGGTCGATCATAATTCACAACATTGTTTGGTATGTAATGCCAACATGTCTGAGACTAATTCAAACGAAGCAAGTccagataaaacgaaaaacaataatactgatctTTTTGGTAAGATTGGTATGGTAATGAGATTAAAGAGTCAAAAAGTGAAAGGGAAACTTTtcgattatattgttaatCCTTCTGCAAGTGTTAATAGCAATATGGATATAAAGGGTAATAAAGATTTAGAATACATTAGACGATCAAGAAAAACGGCACCCGTTTTTAGTATAGATGATGATCAAGAACTAG atATGACAATGACCAATAATGAAAGTGAGGAACCTATTGAAGTTGTATCTATCCAGCAATGGATGAAAGATCCTAAATTATTACATTCCTTCAAGTGTCAAGAAGTTAAAGTTAATGGAGATCTTTGCGATag tttattgttaattacCGATAGCCATCTCATTGTACTTCGTGAGATACAAGAACGTAAGGGTGCAGCACACGTAATCGTTAAACGTCCATTAACTAGTATTGTTAAAATAACATCTAGAAAACGACATTCAGACCTAATTACTTTCAAATATGGTACTACACAATATAATGATACAGTGATTTCTGATATGGATAAATTTCTTATACCTAATGCAAGTGAAGCAACTAAATTAATCACACAACAAATTCTAAAACAATTGAAAACATCTAACTAA
- the LOC124422240 gene encoding UDP-galactose transporter senju, producing MISTNWGELFPGRWSLVIFLSYMALFINQGIIVTWSQTNGQYEYNIVAVVLLTEVLKLIVSAILYWKDNKILSLFQEIVIHKRVLLLYLIPSFLYCLYNNLAFINLAVFDPTTYYVLLQFRVVMTGIIFQLIFKKKLSVKQWLSLLLLTLGCMIKHVNISMDEDVSTKFVLNKNIYLIFIQTFCSCLAGVYNEYLLKQGANINIFVQNVFMYIDSILCNVIVFLILFTCQTNVTNIFNNIGSSIFMQPKVIIIMLNNTAIGIITSFFLKNLNSILKTFASALELVFTAVLCWIIFDIPILINTVISIAMVSNAVILYSQNPVHNEKSAEIESKKSLIERII from the exons atgatatctaCAAATTGGGGGGAATTGTTTCCCGGAAGATGGAGTcttgtcatttttctttcttacatgGCACTTTTTATCAATCAAG gaaTTATTGTAACATGGTCTCAAACAAATGGTcaatacgaatataatattgtagCAGTGGTATTGTTAACAgaagttttaaaattaattgtatcggctattttgtattggaaaGA taacaaaatattatctcttttccaAGAGATAGTAATACATAAAAGGG TGCTTCTATTGTACTTAATACCTTCATTTTTATACTGCCTGTACAATAATTTGGCATTTATCAATTTGGCTGTATTTGATCCAACAACTTATTATGTTCTATTGCAATTTCGGGTTGTTATGACAGGAATTATTTTTCAG ctcatctttaaaaaaaaattatctgtaAAGCAGTGgttgtctttgttattattgacgcTTGGTTGTATGATAAAACATGTAAATATTAGTATGGATGAAGATGTTAGTACAAAATTTgtactaaataaaaatatttatctcatCTTTATTCAG ACTTTTTGTTCATGCTTAGCTGGcgtttataatgaatatttgcTTAAACAAGGagcgaatataaatatttttgtacaaAATGTATTCATGTACATAGATAGTATTTTATGTAATGTtatagtatttttaatattatttacatgtcAAACCAATGTTaccaatatatttaataatattggaTCTAGTATTTTTATGCAACccaaagtaataataattatgctaAATAATACGGCTATTGGCATTATAACAagctttttcttaaaaaactTAAATTCTATATTAAAGACATTTGCTAGCGCATTAGAATTAGTATTTACAGCCGTCTTATGTTggattatatttgatataccTATTCTTATAAATACAGTAATATCTATTGCCATGGTTAGTAATgctgtaattttatattctcaaaATCCGGTTCATAATGAAAAATCAGCAGAAATAGAATCTAAAAAATCGTTGAttgaaagaattatataa